A stretch of the Serratia marcescens genome encodes the following:
- the glmU gene encoding bifunctional UDP-N-acetylglucosamine diphosphorylase/glucosamine-1-phosphate N-acetyltransferase GlmU → MSNSAMSVVILAAGKGTRMYSDLPKVLHPLAGKPMVQHVIDAAMKLGAQHVHLVYGHGGDLLKSTLTDGALNWVLQAEQLGTGHAMQQAAPHFADDEDVLMLYGDVPLISVDTLQRLLAAKPQGGIGLLTVKLDDPSGYGRIVREQGNVVGIVEHKDASEAQRQINEINTGILVANGRDLKRWLGMLNNDNAQGEFYITDIIALAHADGKKIEAVHPSRLSEVEGVNNRLQLATLERVFQSEQSEKLLLAGVMLLDPARFDLRGELVHGRDITIDANVIIEGHVKLGDRVKIGAGCVLKNCVIGDDCEISPYSVLEDSVLEADCTVGPFARLRPGAELAAGAHVGNFVEMKKARLGKGSKAGHLSYLGDAEIGDDVNIGAGTITCNYDGANKHKTLIGDGVFVGSDTQLVAPVSVGKGSTIAAGTTVTRDIAENELVLSRVKQVHIQGWQRPVKKKS, encoded by the coding sequence ATGTCGAACAGCGCAATGAGCGTGGTCATCCTCGCCGCAGGCAAGGGTACGCGCATGTATTCCGATCTTCCCAAAGTGTTGCATCCTTTGGCCGGCAAGCCGATGGTGCAGCACGTCATTGATGCCGCGATGAAACTGGGCGCGCAACATGTTCACCTGGTATACGGCCACGGCGGCGATTTGTTGAAAAGCACGCTGACTGACGGCGCGCTGAACTGGGTGCTGCAGGCCGAGCAACTGGGTACCGGTCATGCAATGCAGCAGGCTGCGCCGCACTTTGCCGACGATGAAGACGTGCTGATGTTATACGGCGACGTGCCGTTGATCTCCGTAGATACGTTGCAACGCCTGCTGGCGGCCAAGCCGCAGGGTGGCATTGGTCTGCTGACGGTCAAGTTGGACGATCCGAGCGGTTACGGCCGTATCGTGCGCGAGCAGGGCAACGTGGTGGGCATCGTCGAACACAAGGATGCCAGCGAGGCGCAGCGCCAGATTAACGAAATCAATACCGGCATCCTGGTGGCGAACGGGCGCGATCTGAAGCGCTGGCTGGGGATGTTGAATAACGACAACGCACAGGGCGAGTTTTACATCACCGATATCATTGCGTTGGCCCATGCCGACGGCAAAAAAATCGAGGCTGTGCACCCGTCGCGCCTGAGTGAAGTGGAAGGCGTAAACAACCGCCTGCAGCTGGCGACCCTGGAGCGCGTCTTCCAGTCGGAACAGTCTGAAAAGCTGTTGTTGGCCGGCGTGATGTTGCTGGATCCGGCGCGTTTCGATCTGCGCGGGGAACTTGTTCACGGCCGCGACATCACTATTGATGCGAATGTGATTATCGAAGGTCACGTCAAGCTGGGCGACCGAGTGAAAATCGGCGCCGGCTGCGTGCTGAAAAACTGCGTGATTGGCGATGACTGCGAGATCAGCCCTTACAGCGTGCTGGAAGACAGCGTGCTGGAGGCCGACTGCACCGTGGGGCCGTTCGCCCGCCTGCGCCCAGGCGCGGAGCTGGCGGCAGGGGCCCACGTCGGCAACTTCGTGGAAATGAAAAAAGCGCGTCTGGGCAAAGGCTCCAAGGCCGGCCACCTCAGCTACCTGGGCGATGCCGAAATCGGCGATGACGTGAATATCGGCGCCGGCACCATCACCTGCAACTACGATGGCGCCAACAAGCACAAGACGCTGATCGGCGACGGCGTATTCGTCGGTTCCGATACTCAGCTGGTGGCGCCGGTGTCAGTCGGCAAAGGCTCCACCATCGCCGCCGGCACCACGGTGACGCGCGATATCGCCGAGAACGAATTGGTGCTGAGCCGCGTCAAGCAGGTGCACATTCAGGGCTGGCAACGTCCGGTGAAGAAGAAGTCATAG
- a CDS encoding amino acid ABC transporter permease, which produces MDFSVIHDNLGYLLWGTWPDGPLGGAALTLAISLMAGVASAVLGTLFGVALAMSRGVAAGLLAAVLGFFRAIPVIMLIFWTYFLLPMVFGVEIPEITTVVCALALIASAYLAHAVKAGIAAIGPGQWQAGLSLGLTRWQTLRMIVLPQALRMMVPSFINQWISLIKDTSLAYIVGVGELTFLATQVNNRSMVYPMEVFLFVALVYFVFCLALDLLANAVNRRFGAQTRALKRSWRWWRNKPPLPAS; this is translated from the coding sequence ATGGATTTCAGCGTAATTCACGATAACCTGGGCTACCTGCTGTGGGGCACCTGGCCGGATGGCCCATTAGGCGGCGCCGCGCTGACGTTGGCGATCAGCCTGATGGCTGGCGTAGCCTCGGCGGTGCTCGGCACGTTATTCGGCGTGGCGTTGGCGATGTCGCGCGGCGTCGCCGCCGGGCTGCTGGCGGCGGTGCTGGGCTTTTTCCGCGCCATTCCGGTCATCATGCTGATCTTTTGGACCTATTTCCTGCTGCCGATGGTGTTTGGCGTCGAGATCCCGGAAATCACTACCGTGGTGTGCGCGCTGGCGCTGATCGCTTCGGCCTATCTGGCCCATGCGGTGAAGGCCGGCATCGCCGCGATCGGTCCCGGCCAGTGGCAGGCCGGGCTTTCTCTGGGGCTGACCCGTTGGCAGACGCTGCGCATGATCGTGCTGCCGCAGGCGCTGCGCATGATGGTGCCGTCGTTCATCAACCAGTGGATCTCCCTGATCAAAGACACCTCGCTGGCTTATATCGTCGGCGTTGGCGAACTGACCTTTCTGGCGACCCAGGTCAACAACCGCAGCATGGTCTACCCGATGGAAGTGTTCCTGTTCGTGGCGCTGGTCTATTTCGTGTTCTGTCTGGCGCTCGATCTGCTGGCCAACGCGGTCAACCGCCGCTTCGGCGCGCAAACCCGCGCGCTAAAACGGTCCTGGCGCTGGTGGCGCAACAAGCCGCCGTTGCCGGCCAGTTAA
- the pstA gene encoding phosphate ABC transporter permease PstA, with amino-acid sequence MATMDMQNAVVLAESRRKMQAWRRQKNRLALFLSMATMAFGLFWLIWILIATVTKGFDGMSLALFTEMTPPPNTAGGGLANAIAGSGLLILWATLFGTPLGIMAGIYLAEYGRKSWLAEVIRFINDILLSAPSIVVGLFVYTIVVAKMEHFSGWAGIVALALLQVPIVIRTTENMLKLVPDTLREAAYALGTPKWRMISAITLKASVSGIITGVLLAIARIAGETAPLLFTSLSNQFWSTDLMQPIANLPVTIFKFAMSPFAEWQQLAWAGVLLITLCVLLLNILARVVFAKKKHS; translated from the coding sequence ATGGCGACGATGGATATGCAAAACGCAGTCGTTCTGGCGGAAAGCCGCCGCAAAATGCAGGCCTGGCGCCGGCAAAAAAACCGCCTCGCGCTGTTCCTGTCGATGGCGACCATGGCGTTCGGGCTGTTCTGGTTGATCTGGATCCTGATCGCCACCGTCACCAAAGGCTTCGACGGTATGTCGCTGGCGCTGTTCACCGAAATGACCCCGCCGCCGAATACCGCGGGCGGCGGCTTGGCCAACGCCATCGCCGGCAGCGGCCTGTTGATCCTGTGGGCGACCCTCTTCGGTACACCGCTGGGCATCATGGCCGGCATCTACCTGGCGGAATACGGCCGTAAATCCTGGCTGGCGGAAGTGATCCGCTTTATCAACGATATCCTGCTGTCCGCACCGTCGATCGTGGTGGGCCTGTTCGTTTACACCATCGTGGTGGCGAAGATGGAACACTTCTCCGGCTGGGCCGGCATCGTGGCGCTGGCGCTGCTGCAGGTGCCGATCGTCATTCGCACCACCGAAAACATGCTGAAGCTGGTGCCGGATACGCTGCGCGAGGCCGCCTACGCCCTGGGCACGCCGAAATGGCGCATGATTTCCGCCATCACGCTGAAGGCGTCGGTGTCCGGCATCATCACCGGCGTGCTGCTGGCGATTGCGCGCATCGCGGGGGAAACCGCACCGCTGCTGTTCACCTCGCTGTCGAACCAGTTCTGGAGCACCGACCTGATGCAGCCGATCGCCAACCTGCCGGTGACCATCTTCAAATTCGCCATGAGCCCGTTCGCCGAATGGCAACAGCTGGCCTGGGCCGGGGTGCTGTTGATCACCCTGTGCGTACTGTTACTGAATATCCTGGCGCGCGTGGTTTTCGCCAAGAAAAAGCATTCATAA
- the phoU gene encoding phosphate signaling complex protein PhoU produces MDNLNLNKHISGQFNAELEHIRTQVLTMGGLVEQQLTDAITAMHNQDGELAKRVIEGDAKVNMMEVAIDEACVRIIAKRQPTASDLRLVMAIIKTISELERIGDVADKICRTALEKFSHQHQPLLVSLESLGRHTVQMLHDVLDAFARMDLDEAIRIYREDKKVDQEYEGIVRQLMTYMMEDSRTIPSVLTALFCARSIERIGDRCQNICEFIFYFVKGQDFRHLGGDALEKLLSPGAKDEKAD; encoded by the coding sequence ATGGATAACCTGAATTTAAACAAACACATTTCCGGCCAGTTCAACGCAGAGCTCGAGCATATCCGCACCCAGGTGCTGACCATGGGCGGGCTGGTGGAGCAACAGCTGACCGACGCCATCACCGCGATGCATAATCAGGATGGCGAGTTGGCCAAGCGCGTGATCGAAGGCGACGCCAAGGTCAACATGATGGAAGTGGCGATCGACGAAGCCTGCGTGCGCATCATCGCCAAGCGTCAGCCGACCGCCAGCGATCTGCGCCTGGTCATGGCGATCATCAAAACCATTTCCGAGTTGGAGCGTATCGGCGACGTGGCGGACAAAATCTGCCGCACCGCGCTGGAGAAGTTCTCGCACCAGCACCAGCCGCTGCTGGTCAGCCTGGAATCGCTGGGGCGCCACACTGTGCAGATGCTGCACGACGTGCTGGACGCGTTTGCGCGCATGGATCTGGACGAGGCGATCCGTATTTACCGCGAAGATAAAAAGGTCGACCAGGAATACGAAGGCATCGTGCGTCAGCTGATGACCTACATGATGGAAGACTCACGCACCATCCCGAGCGTGCTGACCGCGTTGTTCTGCGCCCGTTCTATCGAGCGCATCGGCGACCGCTGCCAGAACATCTGCGAATTTATCTTCTATTTTGTCAAAGGGCAGGATTTCCGTCATTTGGGTGGCGACGCCCTGGAAAAGCTGCTCTCTCCGGGCGCTAAAGACGAAAAAGCCGACTAA
- the pstC gene encoding phosphate ABC transporter permease PstC codes for MAEYKPTIKAPGKNGDIIFSALVRLAALITLLLLGGIIVSLIFASWPSMQKFGFAFLWTKEWDAPAEQFGALVPIYGTVVTSLIALIIAVPVSFGIALFLTELAPNWLKRPLGIAIELLAAIPSIVYGMWGLFVFAPLFAEYFQTPVGEVLSGIPIVGELFSGPAFGIGILAAGVILAIMIIPYIAAVMRDVFEQTPVMMKESAYGIGCTTWEVIWRIVLPFTKNGVIGGVMLGLGRALGETMAVTFIIGNTYQLDSASLYMPGNSITSALANEFAEAESGVHTAALMELGLILFVITFIVLALSKLMIMRLAKNEGR; via the coding sequence ATGGCTGAGTACAAGCCGACCATCAAAGCACCGGGCAAAAACGGTGACATCATTTTCAGCGCGCTGGTGAGACTGGCTGCGCTGATTACCCTATTGTTGCTGGGCGGCATCATCGTTTCGCTGATCTTCGCCTCCTGGCCAAGCATGCAGAAATTCGGCTTCGCCTTCCTGTGGACCAAAGAGTGGGATGCGCCGGCGGAGCAGTTCGGCGCGCTGGTGCCGATCTACGGCACCGTGGTCACCTCGCTTATCGCGCTGATCATCGCCGTGCCGGTGAGTTTCGGCATCGCGCTGTTCCTGACCGAACTGGCGCCGAACTGGTTGAAGCGGCCGCTGGGCATCGCCATTGAGCTGCTGGCGGCCATCCCGAGCATCGTCTACGGCATGTGGGGCCTGTTCGTGTTCGCTCCACTGTTCGCCGAATACTTCCAGACGCCGGTGGGCGAAGTGCTGTCAGGCATTCCGATCGTCGGCGAGCTGTTCTCCGGCCCCGCCTTCGGCATCGGCATCCTGGCCGCCGGGGTGATCCTGGCGATCATGATCATTCCTTACATCGCTGCGGTCATGCGCGACGTGTTCGAACAGACCCCGGTAATGATGAAAGAGTCGGCCTACGGCATCGGCTGCACCACCTGGGAAGTCATCTGGCGCATCGTGCTGCCGTTCACCAAAAACGGCGTCATCGGCGGCGTGATGTTGGGCCTGGGCCGTGCGCTGGGGGAAACCATGGCGGTGACCTTTATCATCGGCAACACCTACCAGCTCGACAGCGCTTCGCTGTACATGCCGGGCAACAGCATCACCTCGGCGCTGGCCAACGAATTCGCCGAAGCCGAGTCCGGCGTGCACACCGCCGCGTTGATGGAGCTGGGCCTGATTCTGTTTGTTATCACCTTTATCGTGCTGGCGCTGTCGAAACTGATGATCATGCGTCTGGCCAAGAATGAGGGGCGTTAA
- the pstB gene encoding phosphate ABC transporter ATP-binding protein PstB: MVTDASSSKIQVRDLNFYYGKFHALKNITLDIAKNKVTAFIGPSGCGKSTLLRTFNKMYQLYPEQRAEGGILLDGQNILTDNSDIALLRAKVGMVFQKPTPFPMSIYDNIAFGVRLFEKLSRADMDERVQWALTKAALWNETKDKLHQSGYSLSGGQQQRLCIARGIAIRPEVLLLDEPCSALDPISTGKIEELISELKADYTVVIVTHNMQQAARCSDSTAFMYLGELIEFSDTDNLFTAPQKKQTEDYITGRYG, from the coding sequence ATGGTTACTGACGCTTCCAGCAGCAAAATTCAGGTACGCGATCTGAACTTCTACTATGGCAAATTCCATGCGCTGAAGAACATCACGCTGGATATCGCCAAGAACAAGGTCACCGCGTTTATCGGCCCGTCCGGCTGCGGCAAATCCACCCTGCTGCGCACCTTCAACAAGATGTACCAGCTGTACCCGGAACAGCGCGCGGAAGGCGGCATCCTGCTGGACGGCCAGAACATCCTGACCGACAACTCGGATATCGCGCTGCTGCGCGCCAAGGTCGGCATGGTGTTCCAGAAGCCGACGCCGTTCCCGATGTCGATTTACGACAACATCGCTTTCGGCGTTCGCCTGTTTGAAAAGCTGTCGCGCGCCGATATGGACGAACGCGTGCAGTGGGCGCTGACCAAGGCGGCGCTGTGGAACGAAACTAAGGACAAGCTGCACCAGAGCGGCTACAGCCTCTCCGGCGGCCAGCAGCAGCGTCTGTGCATCGCCCGCGGCATCGCCATTCGTCCGGAAGTGCTGTTGCTGGATGAACCTTGCTCGGCGCTGGATCCGATCTCCACCGGCAAGATTGAAGAGTTGATCAGCGAGCTGAAGGCCGATTACACCGTGGTGATCGTAACGCACAACATGCAGCAGGCGGCGCGCTGCTCCGACTCTACCGCATTTATGTATCTGGGCGAGCTGATCGAGTTCAGTGATACTGATAACCTGTTCACTGCGCCGCAGAAAAAGCAGACTGAAGACTACATCACTGGCCGTTATGGTTGA
- the pstS gene encoding phosphate ABC transporter substrate-binding protein PstS, which produces MKLMRTTVASIVAATFSLTAVSAFAAASLTGAGATFPAPVYAKWADSYQKETGNKVNYQGIGSSGGVKQIVANTVDFGASDAPLSDDKLAADGLFQFPTVIGGVVLAVNIPGIKSGELTLDGKTLGDIYLGNVKKWNDPAITKLNPGVKLPDQNIAVVRRADGSGTSFVFTSYLSKANAQWKEKIGAGSTVNWPTGLGGKGNDGIAAFVQRLPGSIGYVEYAYAKQNNLAYTKLVSADGKPVSPTEESFSNAAKGVDWSKTFAQDLTDQKGDNVWPITSTTFILVHKEQKNPAQGAEVLKFFDWAYKTGAKQANELDYATLPTEVVEQVRAAWKTNVKDSSGKALY; this is translated from the coding sequence ATGAAACTGATGCGTACCACCGTCGCCAGTATTGTGGCAGCGACCTTCTCCCTGACCGCCGTGTCCGCGTTCGCTGCTGCCAGCCTGACCGGTGCAGGTGCGACATTCCCCGCTCCGGTTTACGCCAAGTGGGCAGATTCTTATCAGAAAGAAACCGGCAACAAAGTTAACTATCAGGGCATCGGCTCCTCTGGCGGCGTGAAGCAAATCGTGGCCAACACCGTTGACTTTGGCGCCTCCGATGCCCCGCTGTCTGACGACAAGCTGGCGGCCGACGGTCTGTTCCAGTTCCCGACCGTGATCGGCGGCGTGGTGCTGGCCGTGAATATCCCGGGCATCAAATCCGGCGAACTGACTCTGGACGGTAAAACCCTGGGCGATATCTACCTGGGCAACGTCAAAAAATGGAACGACCCGGCTATCACCAAGCTGAACCCAGGCGTGAAACTGCCTGACCAGAACATCGCCGTGGTGCGCCGCGCCGACGGTTCCGGCACCTCGTTCGTGTTCACCAGCTACCTGTCCAAGGCCAACGCGCAGTGGAAAGAGAAGATTGGCGCCGGTTCTACCGTTAACTGGCCGACCGGTCTGGGCGGCAAAGGCAACGACGGCATCGCCGCCTTCGTTCAGCGTCTGCCAGGCTCTATCGGCTACGTAGAATACGCTTACGCCAAGCAGAACAACCTGGCTTACACCAAGCTGGTTTCCGCCGACGGCAAACCGGTCAGCCCGACCGAAGAGAGCTTCAGCAACGCGGCCAAAGGCGTGGATTGGAGCAAGACCTTCGCTCAGGATCTGACTGACCAGAAAGGCGACAACGTGTGGCCAATCACCTCCACCACCTTCATCCTGGTGCACAAAGAGCAGAAAAACCCTGCTCAGGGCGCCGAAGTGCTGAAGTTCTTCGACTGGGCTTACAAAACCGGCGCCAAGCAGGCGAACGAGCTGGATTACGCCACCCTGCCGACAGAAGTGGTTGAGCAGGTGCGCGCGGCCTGGAAAACCAACGTAAAAGACAGTTCAGGTAAAGCGCTGTACTAA
- a CDS encoding ABC transporter substrate-binding protein, with translation MKHRALALTLLASLTGLAAGAAHADKLDDIKQAGVVRIAVFDSNPPFGYIDPQSKKLVGYDVDVADAIGKALGVKVELRATNPANRIPLLVSKKVDLIAANFTITDERAKEVNFSVPYFATGQKFIARKGVLKTPEDIKKLRIGADKGTVQEITLRERFPTAKVISYDDTPLAFVALRNGNVQAITQDDAKLVGLLGNLPAAQKAEFEISPFSLTKEYQGVGIPKGEDRLTAAVNETLITLEKDGEAVKIYDRWFGPETQSAQPRGDFKIAPLDQQPKA, from the coding sequence ATGAAACATCGCGCTTTGGCCTTAACGTTGTTAGCCAGTCTGACCGGCCTCGCCGCCGGCGCCGCGCACGCGGACAAACTTGACGATATCAAGCAAGCCGGCGTGGTGCGCATCGCGGTGTTCGACAGCAACCCGCCGTTCGGCTACATCGATCCGCAGAGCAAGAAGCTAGTGGGCTACGATGTGGACGTCGCCGACGCGATCGGCAAAGCGCTGGGGGTAAAAGTGGAGCTGCGCGCCACCAACCCGGCCAACCGCATTCCGCTGCTGGTGTCGAAGAAGGTTGACCTGATCGCCGCCAACTTCACCATTACCGACGAGCGCGCCAAGGAAGTGAACTTCAGCGTGCCGTACTTCGCCACCGGCCAGAAATTCATCGCCCGCAAAGGCGTGCTGAAAACCCCGGAAGACATCAAGAAGCTGCGCATCGGCGCGGACAAGGGCACGGTGCAGGAAATCACCCTGCGCGAGCGTTTCCCGACGGCGAAAGTGATCTCCTACGATGACACCCCGCTGGCGTTCGTGGCGCTGCGCAACGGCAACGTGCAGGCGATCACTCAGGATGACGCCAAGCTGGTCGGCCTGCTCGGCAACCTGCCGGCGGCACAGAAGGCGGAATTTGAAATTTCGCCGTTCAGTCTTACCAAAGAATACCAGGGCGTCGGCATTCCCAAGGGCGAAGATCGCCTGACCGCCGCGGTGAACGAGACGCTGATCACGCTGGAAAAAGACGGCGAAGCGGTTAAGATTTACGATCGCTGGTTCGGGCCGGAAACCCAATCCGCCCAACCGCGCGGCGATTTCAAAATCGCGCCTTTGGATCAGCAACCGAAAGCCTGA
- a CDS encoding amino acid ABC transporter permease — MNLDWLLAPQYLSWLWHGFLLTLWLSACAGLAATLLGFVLAAMRDSSLRPLRWLAMGYSSLFRNTPLLVQLFFWYFAAGQILPSAAMQWLNSSHQVGPLEWPSFEFLAGFFGLTLYSTAFIAEEIRSGIRGVAGGQKYAAQALGLTGWQAMRYVVLPQALKIALPPLLGQYMNVIKNSSLTMAIGVAELSYASRQVETETLRTFQAFGVATVLYIAIIALLEGWGMWRQQRKPLGGH, encoded by the coding sequence ATGAACCTGGACTGGCTGCTGGCGCCGCAATACCTAAGCTGGCTGTGGCACGGCTTTCTGCTGACGCTGTGGCTTTCCGCCTGCGCGGGCCTGGCGGCCACGCTGCTGGGCTTTGTGCTGGCGGCGATGCGCGACAGCAGCCTGCGGCCGTTGCGCTGGCTGGCGATGGGGTACAGCTCGCTGTTTCGCAATACGCCGCTGCTGGTGCAGCTGTTCTTCTGGTACTTCGCCGCCGGGCAGATCCTGCCGTCCGCCGCCATGCAATGGCTGAACAGTTCACATCAGGTTGGCCCGCTTGAGTGGCCGTCGTTCGAGTTTCTCGCCGGTTTCTTCGGCCTGACGCTCTACTCCACCGCCTTTATCGCCGAAGAGATTCGTTCCGGTATTCGCGGCGTCGCCGGCGGGCAGAAATATGCCGCGCAGGCGCTGGGGCTGACCGGCTGGCAGGCGATGCGCTACGTGGTACTGCCACAGGCGCTGAAAATCGCGCTGCCGCCGCTGCTGGGCCAATACATGAACGTGATCAAGAACTCGTCGCTGACCATGGCAATCGGCGTTGCCGAACTCTCTTACGCCTCGCGCCAGGTCGAAACCGAAACGTTGCGCACCTTCCAGGCGTTCGGCGTGGCGACGGTGCTGTATATCGCCATCATCGCGCTGTTGGAAGGCTGGGGCATGTGGCGCCAACAGCGTAAACCCCTGGGAGGACATTGA
- the glmS gene encoding glutamine--fructose-6-phosphate transaminase (isomerizing) produces the protein MCGIVGAVAQRDIAEILLEGLRRLEYRGYDSAGLAVVDEKGNVSRLRRVGKVQKLAEAAEQTDLHGGTGIAHTRWATHGEPTEANAHPHVSDYITVVHNGIIENHEPLRELLIERGYRFSSETDTEVIAHLVHWEQLQGGTLLEVVQRVIPQLRGAYGTVVMDSRDPSVLVAARSGSPLVIGRGVGENFIASDQLALLPVTRRFIFLEEGDVVEVTRRTVNIFDKQGNAIERPEIESQVQYDAGDKGAYRHYMQKEIYEQPLALKNTLEGRFSHGQINLSELGPRADELLAKVQHVQIIACGTSYHSGMVARYWFEALAGVPCDVEIASEFRYRKSAVRPGSLIITLSQSGETADTLAALRLSKELGYLGSLAVCNVAGSSLVRESDLALMTKAGTEIGVASTKAFTTQLTVLLMLVARLGRLKGMAESVEQEIVHGLQALPARIEQMLSMDKEIEALAEGFSDKHHALFLGRGDQYPIAMEGALKLKEISYIHAEAYAAGELKHGPLALIDADMPVIVVAPNNELLEKLKSNIEEVRARGGQLYVFADQDAGFVSSEGMTIIPLPHVEEIVAPIFYTVPLQLLSYHVALIKGTDVDQPRNLAKSVTVE, from the coding sequence ATGTGTGGAATTGTAGGCGCAGTAGCGCAACGTGATATCGCAGAAATCCTGTTGGAAGGTTTACGTCGTCTCGAGTACCGCGGTTATGACTCCGCCGGTCTGGCGGTGGTCGACGAGAAAGGCAACGTCAGTCGCCTGCGCCGCGTAGGCAAGGTACAAAAACTGGCCGAAGCGGCGGAGCAAACCGATCTACACGGCGGTACCGGCATCGCTCACACCCGCTGGGCAACGCACGGTGAACCGACCGAGGCGAACGCGCACCCGCATGTTTCCGACTACATTACCGTAGTGCATAACGGCATCATCGAAAACCACGAACCGCTGCGCGAACTGCTGATCGAACGCGGTTATCGCTTCAGCTCCGAAACCGACACCGAAGTGATTGCGCACCTGGTGCACTGGGAACAACTGCAAGGCGGTACGCTGCTGGAAGTGGTTCAGCGCGTGATCCCACAGCTGCGCGGCGCCTACGGCACCGTGGTGATGGACAGCCGCGATCCGAGCGTATTGGTCGCTGCGCGCTCCGGCAGCCCGTTGGTTATCGGCCGCGGCGTCGGGGAAAACTTCATCGCTTCCGATCAGCTGGCGCTGCTGCCGGTCACCCGCCGCTTCATCTTCCTGGAAGAAGGCGACGTGGTGGAAGTGACTCGCCGCACCGTCAACATCTTCGACAAGCAGGGCAACGCCATCGAGCGCCCTGAGATCGAATCCCAGGTGCAGTATGACGCCGGCGACAAGGGCGCTTACCGTCACTACATGCAAAAAGAGATCTACGAACAGCCGCTGGCGCTGAAAAACACCCTGGAAGGGCGTTTCAGCCATGGCCAAATCAACCTGAGCGAGCTGGGCCCGCGTGCCGATGAGCTGTTGGCCAAGGTGCAGCACGTGCAGATTATCGCCTGTGGCACTTCTTACCACTCAGGTATGGTGGCGCGCTACTGGTTTGAAGCGTTGGCCGGCGTGCCATGCGATGTCGAGATCGCGTCCGAATTCCGTTACCGCAAATCGGCGGTGCGTCCAGGCAGCCTGATCATCACCTTGTCGCAATCCGGCGAAACCGCCGACACATTAGCGGCGCTGCGCCTGTCCAAAGAGCTGGGTTATCTCGGTTCGCTGGCCGTTTGTAACGTGGCGGGTTCTTCGCTGGTGCGCGAATCCGATCTGGCGTTGATGACCAAGGCCGGCACGGAAATCGGCGTAGCTTCGACCAAAGCCTTCACCACGCAGCTCACCGTGCTGTTGATGCTGGTGGCACGTCTGGGCCGTCTGAAAGGCATGGCGGAAAGCGTGGAGCAGGAGATCGTGCACGGCCTGCAGGCGCTGCCGGCGCGCATCGAGCAGATGCTGTCGATGGATAAAGAGATCGAAGCGCTGGCGGAAGGGTTTTCCGACAAGCACCATGCGCTGTTCCTCGGCCGCGGCGATCAGTATCCGATCGCCATGGAAGGGGCGCTGAAGCTGAAAGAGATCTCCTATATTCACGCCGAAGCTTATGCGGCGGGCGAGCTGAAACACGGCCCGCTGGCGCTGATCGACGCCGATATGCCGGTGATCGTGGTGGCGCCGAACAATGAACTGCTGGAAAAGCTGAAGTCCAACATTGAAGAAGTGCGCGCGCGCGGCGGCCAGCTGTACGTGTTCGCCGATCAGGACGCCGGTTTCGTCAGCAGCGAAGGCATGACCATCATTCCTCTGCCACACGTCGAGGAAATCGTGGCGCCGATCTTCTACACCGTGCCGTTGCAGCTGCTGTCTTACCACGTGGCGCTGATCAAAGGCACCGACGTTGACCAGCCGCGCAACCTGGCGAAGTCTGTCACCGTAGAGTAA